A window of Malania oleifera isolate guangnan ecotype guangnan chromosome 5, ASM2987363v1, whole genome shotgun sequence contains these coding sequences:
- the LOC131156752 gene encoding bidirectional sugar transporter SWEET9-like codes for MAVLTVHHLAFAFGLLGNIVSFMVYLAPVPTFYRIFKKKSTEGFQSIPYSVALFSATLTLYYGLLKPNGFMLVTINTIGCAIEGTYLTMYMIFAPKPTKISTAKLIFLFNTTVYGSIVFCTYQFSQGPLRITVVGWICAVFSVCVYAAPLSIMRQVIKTKSVEYMPFPLSFFLTLCASMWFFYGLLIKDYFIALPNTLGFLFGISQMILYFIYKNSQKVLLPEHKLQELVTASDILSKPAEMATPEMATIPESGRVSADSSRPEEAAVNDGAGNRPLSNTTEPSEENV; via the exons ATGGCAGTCCTCACTGTCCATCACTTAGCTTTTGCCTTTGGCCTTCTTG GAAATATTGTGTCATTCATGGTGTATTTGGCCCCAGT GCCAACCTTCTACAGGATATTCAAGAAGAAATCAACAGAAGGATTTCAGTCAATACCATACTCGGTGGCACTGTTCAGTGCAACTTTGACACTCTACTATGGTCTGCTGAAGCCCAACGGGTTCATGCTGGTCACCATCAATACCATAGGGTGTGCCATCGAGGGCACCTACCTAACAATGTACATGATCTTTGCACCCAAGCCAACCAAG ATCTCTACGGCAAAGTTgattttcctgttcaacaccaCGGTGTATGGATCGATCGTATTTTGCACATACCAATTCTCCCAAGGACCGCTCCGGATTACGGTCGTCGGATGGATCTGCGCAGTCTTCTCCGTTTGTGTTTATGCGGCTCCTCTTAGCATCATG AGGCAAGTTATAAAGACGAAGAGCGTGGAGTACATGCCATTCCCACTTTCTTTTTTCTTGACACTCTGTGCTAGCATGTGGTTCTTCTATGGCCTTCTTATAAAAGACTACTTCATAGCA TTGCCAAACACTCTGGGATTTTTGTTCGGAATCTCTCAAATGATACTCTACTTCATCTACAAGAACTCCCAAAAGGTGTTGTTGCCGGAGCACAAGCTGCAAGAGCTAGTCACCGCCAGCGACATACTGAGCAAGCCGGCGGAGATGGCAACGCCAGAGATGGCGACAATACCGGAAAGCGGTCGTGTCTCTGCCGACTCGAGTCGACCAGAGGAGGCTGCGGTGAACGACGGTGCCGGCAACAGACCCTTGAGTAATACTACCGAGCCAAGTGAGGAGAATGTGTGA